One Borreliella chilensis DNA window includes the following coding sequences:
- a CDS encoding Lon protease has translation MDELKKARLADKKKEKPVAGILPHSNKPARAPLIAVPSHPVFPGMFIPIVVISDSDMKAIEYAMKGNGIIALFVLNDKFLEKNNNNNQHKLIVDYSKDIYSVGVTGKVIKKINLPDGGYNIFVSTFDRIKFVKVVLNDKFPIIEIDYLKQIPVRKDDIQSKAVYSSILLRTKEIFSHRKMPEVQLNMVNIEDKGKLCDIVASTISSSKNDHQIVLETLSVKDRLKKVLELIYEELNLIEIQNKIARGIQERLEKQQKEFFLKEQLKAIKAELGIGDKKNSDLAKLKAKLKALELKGESLEVVEKELEKFSLLETSSAEYIVIRNYLELITELPWQDLKINFDKLDLQKSKKILDKTHYGMTEVKDRIIEYISVLKLRKTQKGAIILLVGPPGVGKTSIGAAIAKVLRTKFFRFSVGGMRDESEIKGHRRTYVGALPGKIIQGLRITKTNSPVFLIDEVDKISASNYGDPFSVLLEVLDPEQNVKFRDHYLDLPFDISNVFFILTANSIETIPRPLLNRMEIIEVSGYVDNEKIEIARKYLIPKVLSENGIDKDSLKFQSSALVQIAQEYARDNGVRNFEKYLNKIVRKVARKLIENAEVKSYQISNDNLEEYVGVPVFRKESMPNIMYSGMVMGLAWTSYGGSTLMIETVKTESKVGGIKLTGRLGDVMKESANIAYTYVNSIKGDLSINKSFFEKYIIHLHIPEGATPKDGPSAGITIASAFISLALDKVVRPHLAMTGELSLTGNVMMIGGLREKIIAAKRSGVEHIIVPQANKVDLEEIPINIKSGINFYLVENMREVIKLLF, from the coding sequence ATGGATGAATTAAAAAAAGCTAGGTTAGCAGACAAAAAGAAAGAAAAACCTGTAGCTGGGATTTTGCCTCATTCCAATAAACCCGCAAGAGCCCCTTTAATAGCAGTTCCTTCTCATCCAGTTTTTCCAGGTATGTTTATTCCAATTGTTGTAATCTCTGATTCTGATATGAAAGCAATCGAATATGCTATGAAAGGCAATGGAATTATTGCTTTATTTGTTTTAAATGATAAATTTTTAGAAAAAAATAATAACAATAATCAACATAAATTAATTGTTGATTATAGTAAAGATATTTATTCTGTTGGAGTTACTGGAAAAGTAATAAAAAAGATTAATCTTCCAGATGGTGGTTATAATATATTTGTGTCAACTTTTGATAGAATTAAATTTGTTAAAGTTGTTCTTAATGACAAGTTCCCAATAATAGAAATTGACTATTTAAAGCAAATTCCAGTTAGAAAAGATGATATTCAATCAAAGGCAGTTTACAGTAGTATTTTGCTTAGAACTAAAGAGATATTTTCACATAGAAAAATGCCCGAAGTTCAATTGAATATGGTTAATATTGAGGATAAGGGCAAGTTATGTGACATTGTGGCTAGCACCATTTCATCTTCAAAAAATGATCATCAAATAGTTCTTGAAACTTTGAGTGTAAAAGATAGGCTTAAAAAAGTTTTAGAGTTAATTTATGAAGAACTCAATTTAATTGAAATTCAAAATAAAATTGCTAGGGGAATTCAAGAGAGATTAGAAAAACAGCAAAAAGAGTTTTTTTTAAAGGAACAACTTAAAGCTATTAAAGCTGAACTTGGTATAGGCGATAAAAAAAACAGCGATTTAGCAAAGCTAAAGGCAAAGCTAAAGGCTTTGGAGTTAAAAGGAGAGTCTTTAGAGGTAGTTGAGAAAGAGCTGGAAAAATTTTCACTTCTTGAGACAAGTTCGGCTGAATATATTGTTATTAGAAACTATCTTGAGCTTATTACTGAGCTTCCTTGGCAAGATTTGAAAATTAATTTTGATAAGTTAGATTTGCAAAAATCTAAAAAAATTTTAGATAAAACTCATTATGGAATGACGGAAGTTAAGGATAGAATTATTGAATATATTTCTGTTCTTAAATTAAGAAAAACTCAAAAGGGAGCTATTATTCTTTTGGTAGGACCTCCTGGGGTAGGAAAAACTTCTATTGGAGCAGCTATTGCAAAGGTTTTGCGCACCAAATTTTTTAGATTTTCTGTTGGGGGGATGCGTGATGAATCAGAAATCAAGGGACACAGAAGAACTTATGTTGGTGCTTTGCCTGGAAAAATTATTCAAGGTTTAAGAATTACTAAGACAAATTCTCCTGTTTTTTTAATTGATGAGGTTGATAAAATCTCCGCTTCAAATTATGGAGACCCTTTTTCAGTTCTTCTTGAAGTTTTAGATCCTGAACAGAATGTCAAATTTAGAGATCATTATCTTGATCTTCCTTTTGATATTTCAAATGTATTTTTTATTTTGACTGCTAATTCTATTGAAACAATACCAAGACCTTTGTTAAATAGAATGGAGATTATTGAGGTTTCCGGATATGTCGATAACGAAAAAATAGAGATTGCAAGAAAGTATTTAATTCCTAAGGTTTTAAGCGAAAATGGAATTGATAAGGATTCTTTAAAGTTTCAAAGCTCAGCGCTTGTTCAAATTGCCCAAGAGTATGCAAGAGATAATGGAGTGAGAAATTTTGAAAAATATTTAAACAAAATTGTACGAAAGGTTGCAAGAAAGCTTATTGAGAATGCTGAGGTTAAATCTTATCAAATTTCAAATGATAATCTAGAAGAATATGTTGGTGTACCCGTTTTTAGAAAAGAAAGCATGCCTAATATTATGTATTCAGGTATGGTAATGGGTCTTGCTTGGACAAGCTATGGGGGTTCAACTTTGATGATTGAAACTGTAAAAACAGAGTCCAAGGTAGGTGGAATTAAGTTAACAGGTAGACTTGGGGATGTTATGAAGGAGTCTGCTAATATTGCCTATACTTATGTTAATAGTATTAAGGGAGATTTAAGCATTAATAAGTCTTTTTTTGAAAAATATATTATTCATTTACATATTCCAGAAGGAGCTACTCCAAAAGATGGTCCTTCGGCAGGAATTACAATAGCTAGTGCTTTTATTTCTCTTGCTCTTGATAAAGTTGTTAGACCCCATTTGGCTATGACAGGAGAGCTTTCTCTTACTGGAAACGTAATGATGATAGGGGGACTTAGAGAGAAAATAATTGCAGCAAAACGTAGTGGGGTAGAGCACATTATTGTTCCTCAGGCAAATAAAGTAGATCTAGAAGAGATTCCTATTAATATTAAGAGTGGCATTAATTTTTATCTTGTAGAGAATATGCGCGAGGTCATTAAATTATTGTTTTAA
- a CDS encoding peptidase M23, whose amino-acid sequence MCRIQKALLIFCILGIANINSEITNTIPKVQYKKEAFQGDYIYFSSNENFKKLSLLSTNKTPIITSSPFKFTVGNKIYYIAFIGITPMIKEGKRKIQIEFKNKSYVKEIEIKKFNFKKTQISFNKEKAKLITQKRSTKQKEQSLVLWNIIGNIGDTTIYHYDALVKPIKDQHIITSYYGELRLYMQGNKKISNYTMHNGIDYAPFKRENTPIFAAGKGKVVFAQNRELTGNTLIIQHLPGIFTIYLHLSKLGVSENKVVSAGEYIGHTGNTGLSTGPHLHFEVRINGIAINPDFLLNGMLIDKNKIINNIKRIE is encoded by the coding sequence ATGTGTAGAATACAAAAAGCTTTGCTTATATTTTGTATTCTAGGAATAGCAAACATAAATTCAGAAATAACAAATACCATTCCTAAAGTTCAATACAAAAAAGAGGCATTTCAAGGAGATTACATATACTTTTCAAGTAATGAAAACTTTAAAAAGTTATCACTTTTGAGTACAAATAAAACCCCAATCATAACTTCCTCTCCATTTAAATTTACAGTAGGAAATAAAATTTACTATATAGCATTTATAGGAATTACTCCAATGATCAAAGAGGGCAAAAGAAAAATTCAAATAGAATTTAAAAATAAAAGCTATGTCAAAGAAATAGAAATAAAAAAATTTAACTTCAAAAAAACACAAATTAGTTTTAATAAGGAAAAGGCCAAGCTCATAACACAAAAAAGATCAACAAAACAAAAAGAACAATCCTTGGTCTTGTGGAATATTATTGGCAATATTGGAGACACAACAATATACCACTATGATGCTTTAGTTAAACCGATAAAAGACCAACACATTATAACAAGCTACTACGGAGAATTAAGACTTTACATGCAGGGTAACAAAAAAATTTCAAATTATACAATGCACAATGGAATTGATTATGCCCCATTTAAAAGAGAAAATACTCCAATTTTTGCTGCCGGTAAAGGAAAAGTTGTATTCGCACAAAATAGAGAGCTAACAGGCAATACCCTTATAATACAACATTTACCAGGTATATTTACAATTTACCTTCACCTATCAAAATTAGGGGTAAGTGAAAATAAAGTAGTTAGTGCGGGCGAATATATTGGACACACTGGAAATACGGGACTCTCAACAGGACCTCATTTGCACTTCGAAGTAAGAATTAATGGCATAGCTATAAACCCAGATTTCCTTTTAAATGGCATGCTTATTGACAAAAATAAAATAATAAATAATATTAAAAGAATAGAGTAA
- a CDS encoding membrane protein, with protein MDFESLSIRYKGIIFTIFILITIFLGFFLKNLKFDANILKLIPKTKETESLIDIDKSNSLLSTIVIFQDKKNIFNKQNFKKINSVINEITKILKVSPNAVTSIFSYFPQFKKETYTDKDIEEIKNKINSTPFVKNTFLGNSENLIYFIIIPSESDKINFSRNLKAELDEMENTIKKYETDDLKLYLTGDLIVREKILNYMVEDFKILGPLATFVVIISLYLIIKNLIGALIPIFIALLSLIWTFGIKGLVQSPITVPETSMIVLLISIGCANAVHIINGIFKLIKKDQLSKESIKKTIKKLKTPILLTSLTTAFGFLSLTTSSINAYKTMGIFMSIGVIISMTISLTVLPGIITLIPFTKKRSLEKQKENKIHKIFFLEKLAKMNSQITKSILKRKYISSIVVVIILGISIVGLLKIEINFDEKDYFKESTSVKKTLNLMQKEMGGISVFKIELEGTPGEFKNAKAMQTLDLITDKLDAFSAKTQSSSINGILKFTNFKIKKESPLEYKLPENKAILNKLINLVDRSAWTQDNKKLYINDDWSLISIIVRIEDNSTEGIKKFEKYAIQTINEHMRNNKYHFSGVYDKVLIAKTMVKEQVMNIITTLGSITLLLMLFFRSIKTGIIIAIPVAWSVFLNFAVMRMFGITLNPATATIASVSMGVGVDYSIHFFNTFILKYQKSQIYKTALLESIPSVFNGIFANSISVGIGFLTLTFSTYKIISTLGAIIAFTMLTTSLASLTLLPLLIHLFKPRVKLAQKNNFKKLKQ; from the coding sequence ATGGACTTTGAAAGTCTAAGCATTAGATATAAAGGCATTATATTCACAATATTTATATTAATTACTATTTTTTTAGGATTTTTTTTAAAAAATCTTAAATTCGATGCAAACATCTTAAAACTTATCCCCAAAACCAAAGAAACTGAAAGCCTAATAGACATTGACAAAAGTAATTCACTTTTGTCTACAATAGTAATATTTCAAGATAAAAAAAATATTTTCAACAAACAAAATTTTAAAAAAATAAACAGTGTAATCAATGAAATAACCAAAATTTTAAAAGTATCTCCAAATGCCGTTACAAGTATATTTTCTTATTTTCCACAATTTAAAAAAGAAACCTACACAGATAAAGACATAGAAGAAATAAAAAATAAAATAAATTCAACCCCATTCGTAAAAAATACATTCTTGGGTAATTCAGAAAATTTAATATACTTCATAATAATACCATCAGAAAGCGATAAAATCAATTTCAGTAGAAACTTAAAAGCTGAACTTGATGAGATGGAAAACACAATTAAAAAATATGAAACAGACGACCTAAAGTTATATCTTACAGGAGATTTAATAGTAAGAGAAAAAATCTTAAACTACATGGTTGAAGACTTCAAAATTTTAGGACCTCTTGCTACTTTTGTAGTAATAATCTCACTTTATTTGATTATAAAAAATCTAATTGGAGCGTTAATTCCTATTTTTATTGCATTATTATCATTGATTTGGACTTTTGGAATTAAAGGACTTGTACAATCTCCCATTACAGTGCCAGAAACTTCAATGATTGTTTTACTTATTTCAATCGGATGCGCTAATGCTGTACACATAATAAACGGAATATTCAAATTAATAAAAAAAGATCAACTTTCAAAAGAATCAATCAAAAAAACAATTAAAAAACTTAAAACACCTATCCTGCTAACATCTCTTACAACTGCATTTGGATTCTTATCTCTTACAACCTCTTCAATTAATGCTTACAAAACAATGGGTATTTTCATGTCAATTGGAGTAATAATTTCAATGACTATATCATTAACCGTCCTACCTGGAATAATAACATTAATCCCATTTACAAAAAAAAGATCACTTGAAAAACAAAAAGAAAATAAAATACACAAAATATTTTTCCTTGAAAAACTTGCCAAAATGAATTCACAAATAACAAAGTCTATATTAAAAAGAAAATACATATCTTCCATAGTAGTCGTCATAATACTGGGGATTTCTATAGTAGGTCTTTTGAAAATAGAAATCAATTTTGATGAAAAAGATTACTTCAAAGAAAGCACAAGCGTAAAAAAAACATTAAACTTAATGCAAAAAGAAATGGGGGGAATATCAGTTTTTAAAATAGAACTTGAAGGCACCCCCGGCGAATTTAAAAATGCAAAAGCAATGCAAACCTTAGATTTGATCACAGACAAGCTTGATGCATTTTCTGCAAAAACTCAATCCAGCTCTATTAATGGAATTTTAAAATTTACAAATTTTAAAATTAAAAAAGAATCCCCACTAGAATATAAACTGCCTGAAAACAAAGCTATACTAAACAAACTAATAAACTTAGTAGATAGAAGTGCTTGGACACAAGACAATAAAAAACTGTATATTAATGATGACTGGTCATTAATATCTATTATAGTAAGAATTGAAGACAACTCAACTGAAGGAATAAAAAAATTTGAAAAATATGCTATTCAAACAATTAATGAACATATGAGAAATAATAAATATCATTTCTCAGGGGTATATGATAAAGTATTAATTGCTAAAACAATGGTTAAAGAGCAGGTTATGAACATTATAACAACCCTTGGATCAATAACATTATTGCTTATGCTTTTCTTTAGATCTATAAAAACCGGAATAATTATTGCAATCCCAGTAGCATGGTCAGTGTTTTTAAACTTTGCTGTAATGAGGATGTTTGGAATAACCTTAAATCCTGCAACAGCAACAATTGCATCTGTAAGCATGGGAGTCGGAGTAGATTATTCAATCCATTTTTTCAATACATTTATTTTAAAATACCAAAAAAGTCAAATCTACAAAACTGCACTTCTTGAATCAATACCAAGCGTATTTAATGGGATATTTGCAAATTCTATTTCTGTTGGAATAGGGTTTCTAACCCTGACATTTTCGACTTATAAAATAATATCAACTCTTGGTGCAATAATTGCTTTTACAATGCTAACAACATCTCTTGCATCTTTAACTCTTCTTCCATTATTAATTCATTTATTTAAACCTAGAGTCAAACTAGCCCAAAAAAACAATTTTAAAAAATTAAAACAATAA
- a CDS encoding single-stranded DNA exonuclease: MKIWKQKETNMQNQELTRIAKKYNINLFEATLLIKREVKEEDFMFFLEDSINLLHNPFLLKNIDKFISRINKAIKENENILIFGDKDADGITATIIMYETLKDFGLNVSYKIPSNGEFYGLSNELINIALEKKISLIITVDNGISNIEEINYANSQGIEIIITDHHLPSEDFKTKSIVINPHLKDDKYPFKEIAGCCVSFKTCLALCISFTDLYSKNLVFLFLEKAKNEIILHAIEIKNYILKRYIRLNNKDDPLINLNKLEKFSQNKYIIIFNKEEQDQLLNKCFGKSINIDTVDISENFIKKYPNFKRKTLKDLIQATKYFKYKEIKIKEKLYYIFYNIIFETNKNLLQKCLKRLSLVAIGTIADNMPIINENRIILKAGLKEIALRERMPINYLLKDANILTKPNITSIDIAYKIAPILNSTGRLEKADIAINFLLTNDTNQIENKFKEIKEINQLRKYKEEKAWNSHNKNIVFKNDKFIVCYDKNTPKGISSRIATRLSTYYQKVAIFLTKQGNIIKGSIRSNNKINSKTLISIVPSHLVINSGGHKAAAGFTLHENLLEEFIKELEYATTKVEYETLDKNESILIDATIPKDLTKDSLFKTIEIFEPYGYEFREPILMMENVYLQELKIIDKNHSSKHINMRLKSQNDYYKAIFFNGTKKIEELKIKEDQYLDIIFTVNEDFYCPREKILKIIDIKKSTQVNV; encoded by the coding sequence ATGAAAATTTGGAAACAAAAAGAAACTAATATGCAAAACCAAGAACTAACTCGCATTGCTAAGAAATATAATATCAATCTTTTTGAAGCAACTTTGCTTATAAAACGAGAAGTCAAAGAAGAAGATTTCATGTTTTTCCTTGAAGATAGCATAAATTTGCTGCACAACCCATTTTTATTGAAAAATATAGATAAGTTTATAAGCAGAATCAATAAAGCAATTAAAGAAAATGAAAACATACTAATCTTTGGAGATAAAGATGCTGATGGAATCACAGCAACAATAATAATGTATGAAACTCTTAAAGATTTTGGACTCAATGTGAGCTATAAAATACCTTCGAACGGAGAATTTTATGGACTTTCAAACGAATTAATCAACATAGCTTTAGAAAAAAAAATCTCTCTAATAATAACCGTTGATAATGGTATCTCTAACATTGAAGAAATAAACTATGCAAATTCACAAGGAATAGAAATAATAATCACAGATCATCATCTTCCAAGCGAAGACTTTAAAACTAAAAGCATAGTTATAAATCCACATCTAAAAGATGACAAATATCCATTCAAAGAAATAGCAGGATGTTGTGTGAGTTTTAAAACTTGCCTTGCTCTTTGTATATCCTTTACAGATCTTTATTCTAAAAACCTTGTATTTCTATTTCTAGAAAAAGCAAAAAATGAAATTATTCTTCATGCAATAGAAATAAAAAATTATATTTTAAAACGGTATATAAGATTAAATAATAAGGATGATCCTTTAATTAACTTAAACAAACTAGAAAAATTTTCACAAAACAAATACATAATAATCTTTAACAAAGAAGAGCAAGATCAATTATTAAATAAATGTTTTGGGAAAAGTATAAATATAGATACAGTTGATATTAGTGAAAATTTTATAAAAAAATATCCAAATTTTAAAAGAAAAACATTAAAGGATCTAATTCAAGCAACCAAGTATTTTAAATATAAAGAAATTAAGATTAAAGAAAAACTTTACTACATATTTTATAACATAATTTTTGAAACTAACAAAAATTTACTACAAAAATGCTTAAAAAGACTTAGTCTTGTTGCAATCGGAACAATAGCGGACAATATGCCTATTATTAATGAAAACAGAATAATCCTAAAAGCGGGTCTCAAAGAAATTGCACTAAGAGAAAGAATGCCTATTAACTATCTACTAAAGGATGCAAACATATTAACAAAACCAAATATAACTTCAATAGATATCGCATATAAAATTGCACCAATACTAAACTCAACAGGAAGACTTGAAAAAGCAGATATTGCAATAAATTTTTTACTTACTAACGATACTAATCAAATAGAAAATAAATTTAAAGAAATAAAAGAAATCAACCAACTAAGAAAATACAAAGAAGAAAAAGCTTGGAATTCGCACAATAAAAATATTGTTTTTAAAAATGATAAATTCATAGTCTGCTATGATAAAAATACTCCAAAAGGAATAAGCTCTAGAATTGCAACTAGACTTTCTACTTACTATCAAAAAGTTGCTATTTTTTTAACAAAACAAGGCAATATTATTAAAGGATCAATTAGATCAAACAATAAAATTAATTCAAAAACACTAATATCGATAGTACCTTCTCATTTAGTAATAAATTCAGGAGGGCACAAAGCTGCTGCTGGATTCACACTGCATGAAAATTTGCTTGAAGAGTTTATTAAGGAATTAGAATATGCAACTACAAAAGTTGAATATGAAACTCTTGATAAAAATGAGTCAATACTAATAGATGCTACTATTCCAAAGGATTTAACAAAAGATTCTCTTTTTAAAACAATAGAAATATTTGAACCTTATGGTTATGAATTTAGAGAGCCAATATTAATGATGGAAAATGTTTACCTTCAAGAACTCAAAATAATTGACAAAAATCATAGCTCAAAACACATAAATATGCGTCTTAAATCACAAAACGATTACTATAAAGCTATTTTTTTTAACGGAACAAAAAAAATAGAAGAATTGAAAATCAAAGAAGATCAATATTTGGATATCATTTTTACAGTTAATGAAGATTTTTACTGCCCAAGAGAAAAGATTTTGAAAATAATAGACATAAAAAAGAGTACTCAAGTCAATGTGTAG
- a CDS encoding 30S ribosomal protein S21 has protein sequence MVTVNVDKNENLEKALKRFKRMIEKEAIIREWKRREYYEKPSTIRVKKEKAFKRKQAKKVRKLKQKTNR, from the coding sequence TTGGTAACAGTCAATGTGGACAAAAATGAAAATCTTGAAAAAGCATTGAAACGTTTTAAAAGAATGATTGAAAAAGAAGCAATTATTCGTGAATGGAAAAGAAGAGAGTATTATGAAAAACCATCCACAATCCGTGTAAAAAAAGAAAAAGCTTTTAAAAGAAAACAAGCAAAAAAAGTAAGAAAATTAAAACAAAAAACCAATAGGTAA
- a CDS encoding leucyl-tRNA synthase, protein MFKYEFKKIEKKWQEFWDNNKTYKVEEDPSIPKEKRLYILDMFPYPSANGLHVGHPEGYTATDIFGRYKLLNGFHVLHPIGFDSFGLPAENYAIQTGTHPQKSTEENINKFKKQIKALGFAYDWDREIRTHDETYYKWTQWIFLQLYKKGLAYAKEMPVWYCPELGTVLANEEIIQTPDGPKSERGFHNVEKKYLRQWVLKITEYAERLLNDLEELEWPESVKEMQRNWIGKSTGVEIDFEIEGYNDKVTVFTTRPDTIFGVTYLVIAPENKITEKITKNNFKNNVLKYIKNEELKSDLERTSLEKDKSGIFTGSYAFHPITNEKIPIWVGSYVLGAYGTGAVMGVPAHDERDFQFAKKYKLKILSVISKSGKNEPLEKAFTNDGISINSPNEFNNLKNSEVKDKVIKWLTKNKKGKEKVNYKLRDWIFSRQRYWGEPIPILFDKLGNAIPLEKNDLPLKLPEIANYKPSGTGESPLSRIKDWVNIKDTDFTRETNTMPQWAGSCWYYLRYLDPKNQKEFASKKNIEYWMPVDLYIGGAEHTVLHLLYSRFWHKVLYDLGYVNTKEPFKKLINQGIITSFSYQKENGILIPNDQVIEKDNKFFDKKDNQEVTQVIAKMSKSLKNVIAPDDIIKEFGADSIRVYEMFMGPLTDSKPWSTKGIVGVFRFLNKIWNLREKELSKDNPPKEITSQLHKVIKKVTEDTENLNFNTAISAMMIFINKLLKYEKNYLNIFKPFIIILSPYAPHLAEELWEHIGEPPSLFKNSKWPKFDENLIIKDTKEIVLQINGKIKDKILLDKEIDEEELKKIAMENRKIKSHLLNKKIVKIIAIKNKLVNIVIK, encoded by the coding sequence ATGTTTAAATACGAATTCAAAAAAATAGAAAAAAAATGGCAAGAATTTTGGGACAACAACAAAACATACAAAGTAGAAGAAGATCCAAGCATTCCCAAAGAAAAAAGATTATACATACTTGATATGTTTCCCTACCCTTCTGCCAACGGGCTCCATGTTGGCCATCCAGAAGGATATACAGCCACTGATATATTTGGAAGATATAAGCTTTTAAATGGATTTCATGTGCTTCATCCAATAGGATTTGATAGCTTTGGACTTCCTGCTGAAAATTATGCAATACAAACAGGAACTCATCCTCAAAAAAGTACAGAAGAAAATATTAATAAGTTCAAAAAACAAATAAAAGCTTTAGGATTCGCATATGATTGGGATCGAGAAATTAGAACACATGATGAGACTTACTATAAATGGACCCAGTGGATTTTCTTACAATTATATAAAAAAGGCCTAGCTTATGCAAAAGAAATGCCTGTATGGTACTGTCCTGAACTTGGAACAGTATTGGCAAATGAAGAGATTATCCAAACTCCAGACGGGCCAAAATCTGAGAGAGGATTTCACAATGTTGAAAAAAAATACTTAAGACAGTGGGTTTTAAAAATTACAGAATATGCTGAAAGATTATTAAACGACCTTGAAGAATTGGAATGGCCTGAATCTGTAAAAGAAATGCAGCGAAATTGGATTGGCAAATCAACAGGGGTTGAAATCGACTTTGAAATTGAAGGCTACAATGATAAAGTAACAGTCTTTACAACAAGGCCAGACACAATCTTTGGCGTCACGTACTTAGTAATAGCTCCAGAAAACAAAATAACAGAAAAAATAACAAAAAATAACTTTAAAAACAATGTATTAAAATATATAAAGAACGAAGAACTCAAAAGCGACCTTGAGAGAACCTCTCTTGAAAAAGATAAATCGGGGATTTTTACAGGCTCTTATGCATTTCATCCAATAACAAATGAAAAAATTCCAATTTGGGTTGGAAGCTATGTACTAGGAGCTTATGGCACTGGAGCCGTAATGGGCGTTCCAGCACATGATGAAAGAGATTTTCAATTTGCTAAAAAGTATAAATTAAAAATTCTATCCGTAATATCAAAATCAGGCAAAAACGAACCATTGGAAAAAGCATTTACTAATGATGGAATTTCAATAAACTCCCCTAATGAATTTAATAATCTTAAAAATTCTGAAGTAAAAGATAAAGTAATAAAATGGCTTACTAAAAACAAAAAGGGAAAAGAAAAAGTTAACTACAAGCTTAGAGATTGGATTTTTTCAAGGCAAAGATACTGGGGAGAACCTATACCAATATTGTTTGATAAGCTTGGAAATGCAATACCTTTAGAAAAAAATGATCTACCTTTAAAGCTTCCAGAAATTGCAAACTATAAACCTTCTGGAACGGGAGAATCTCCTTTGTCAAGAATTAAAGATTGGGTAAACATAAAAGATACAGATTTTACAAGAGAAACAAACACAATGCCGCAATGGGCAGGCTCTTGTTGGTATTATTTGAGATACCTTGATCCAAAAAATCAAAAAGAATTTGCAAGTAAAAAAAATATTGAATATTGGATGCCTGTTGACCTATACATAGGTGGAGCTGAACATACAGTATTACACCTACTTTACTCAAGGTTCTGGCACAAGGTTCTTTATGACTTAGGGTATGTAAACACTAAAGAACCTTTTAAAAAGCTAATAAATCAAGGCATAATAACCTCATTCTCTTATCAAAAAGAAAATGGGATTTTAATACCTAATGATCAAGTTATAGAAAAAGACAATAAATTTTTTGACAAAAAGGACAATCAAGAAGTAACCCAAGTAATTGCCAAAATGTCAAAATCTTTAAAGAATGTAATAGCCCCAGATGACATTATCAAAGAATTTGGAGCAGACTCAATAAGGGTTTATGAAATGTTTATGGGACCACTAACAGACTCTAAGCCTTGGAGCACTAAAGGAATTGTTGGTGTTTTTCGATTTTTAAACAAAATTTGGAACCTAAGAGAAAAAGAACTATCAAAAGACAATCCTCCAAAAGAAATAACATCTCAGCTCCATAAAGTAATAAAAAAAGTCACAGAAGACACAGAAAACCTAAATTTCAACACAGCAATCTCTGCCATGATGATATTTATAAATAAACTTCTAAAGTATGAAAAAAATTATTTAAATATATTCAAGCCCTTTATCATTATTTTATCCCCATATGCACCTCATTTAGCAGAAGAGCTGTGGGAACACATTGGAGAACCCCCCAGTTTATTCAAAAATTCAAAATGGCCAAAATTCGATGAAAACCTTATTATTAAAGACACAAAAGAAATCGTCTTGCAAATAAATGGAAAAATAAAAGACAAAATTTTACTGGACAAAGAAATAGATGAGGAAGAATTAAAAAAAATAGCAATGGAAAATAGAAAAATAAAATCACACTTACTGAATAAAAAAATAGTAAAAATAATTGCAATTAAAAACAAACTTGTCAACATAGTGATAAAGTAA